The genomic window CCACGTACCATACAAACACAATTCCACAATATAATATTTTCCTGATTATAAAGAATACATGTTCAttgtagaaaaattttaaattactagaTATATCTCCAAATGATAAGTAAAACTCACCTACAATCCTGGAGCCTATTTGCAACGTGTTAGATTGTAGATCACTTGGAGCTCTTCTACTCACCAGGACCCAGTGGAAGTTGGATCACGGCTCAGGATGATCCAGTCGGTAGCATTCAGGGCCTGTCTCCAGGCGTCTCCACCTCCATCCTCAGTAATGCCGTAGCCTCAAGGCCCCTCTGAGAACCACAGCAGAATCGAGGGGTTGGAGGTGTGGGCTCCCCAGcgtccctctggccctcctggaGTGCTGCCATCCCAGTGGTAGAGCCTGCTGTGGCACCCAGCCCTAGCTCCACACCCATGGCTCAGGTTCAGGGTCCAGTTTCATGTGTTCTCGGGGCCGGAACTCTCCCTGCCCCacttttgcagatgagaaaatagaagcagagaaATGGGACTTTCTGATAGAGGCTGGGACAGTTCCTGCCCTCCTGGGCTGCTTTGCTGATCGCTGTCCTGTTAGGAACCCTGGTTTCCACGCAGCACCACAGAAGGCGAGGTTTGGATGTATTAGTACTGACCTCAGACCTGGGTCCTTTCCTTtactggttgcaagaacttgttCAATTTATTTAACCCTTTAGGCCTCAGATCCCTCCTGGTTTATTCACTGCTGAGGATCAAGTAAAACCACCTGTGTAAAACACCGCAGTGcaaagcaggtgctcagtaaacatttgcgAGTGGGTGAGACCAACACTTTCCTAGAATTAAACCCTGGGGTATTTTATGTGGTAGATCCTTACAAGAAGCACCACATGACAGAAGAGAAATGTCTTCTGGTACAATCTCATAAGAGACGGAAGCATTATTCAGGTGACTGTGCCTTTTACTAAATTGTATGTTGAGTGACCCTTCAAAGGCAACTTGACAGTGAAGTGAAGGCATTCTGGGAGAGCTCTGAGAGCAGCAAGTGTGTTTCTTCTACATGCACTGTGACTTCTGACACGGTTAAGTTCTGTGTGGTAGATCTCCAACAGATCGGAGCACTGGTGTTCATTGTTATGATTTACTATTGATGTGATCTGACAGTTCTCCCCCAGAGAAAGGGCAGACAGACACCTCGAAACCTGGACGCTTGGAGACTATTATACTACATGACACGCAGCAGAGCGGACAATGCTGGCAACGGGGAGGGGGATGCCAGCTACCTTATCAGCAGCCCCCCAAACAGCAAACCCTTCTagccctctttcctcttctcaagCCACACATCATATCACTTCTTCAGTCCCAGCCTCTCCCCATGGCCAAGCTGCTGGCTTGGGCACGATGGGGGAAGTGGACcagcaacagaaaggaaatacGAATCCCATCAGTTAGACTCTGATCGCATCCGCACAGCTCATGGAGGAAGTCCTCACAGTTGTCCCCAAAACACAGCACAGGATCTCCCCACTGAACCTCACATATCAGTAGGCTCGAGTGTCGCTGAGCACAGTGATCACGTTTCTAGCGAGTAACCCAAGTGGCCACAGAAACCTTAGCCACTTTTTCTCTAATACTTGCAGTAGAACAAAAAACCATCAGTATTTACAGCTCAGGAAGTTGTCTTAGACGACACCACCATGAACGGAACCTCTCTAATCATCTCTCGCCCCTGGTCATCACTTAAGGAGTTCAGAGAAACTGGATGTTGTCCATCTGAATGCGTGTGTGACCACAGATCCCTATGACTGTGGAGTGCGTAGAAGAAGCCGCAGGGCTGGGCAATGGGACCTGTTTCTCGCTGGTCTGAGCTAAGGCTCTCCCAGCTCTGTGCTGGCTTCTGGAGTGCTTGCCACATGCGCGGGGCTAGAGGTCGCTTGCAGGGGTCTCCAAGACCTGCTCCCCCGGCACCCCATAAACTGTGCCACCCTGTCCTCTCACTGAGGAGAGGCACCtctgccactgagcagagaagagagaggtacCATGCGTCCTCCTGTTCCTGCAGGAGAGCCACAATCTGCCCAAAGTGAGGACCTGGGGGCCTGGCAAGTGTAAGGGTGGAGGGGACCACACCACTCTGAGCAGCGGGACTGACTAAGTGGCTGGCGCTGGCCCTGCCAACGTGAGCACAGGGCTGCCTGAATGGCAGTTTCCAATCCTCACAAACATTTGACACGTGAACACAGACACATACGGGAGTCCAGGACACAGGGTCTCAAAATTGGGCCTTTTATTTGTGGAGTGTCACCCAAGGTCACTTTGCATTGTAGGCACATTGTGAAGAATCAGAAAAAGCAGGCCAgctggagaaaggaagaggacTCTGTTCGGGGCTGACTGTGTCCTTACGGGGAGGAGAAGCGGCCACAGAACAGGATGCTGTTGGTTTTGCTGTGCTggatgaagaagaggaaggggtggTCGGCGCAGAACCGGGGCACGATTCTCGCACACCGCAGCATCATGATGGCCGCAGTGGCCGCCGCAGCCTCTGTGCCTTCCTCGTTCACCTCCACGAAGGCCTTGTGCACCACCCTGGACAGATACAGGTCTTTCCTGGACGACATCCCAGAGAAGTCTGCCTTGGCCTGCTCAAAGGCATCGGTCATGCCCAGAGAGCAAAGGACATTCTTCATGTCGTAATCCTCCTCCAGTTTAAATCTAGGGAGGAAAACTTCCACCTCTTCTTTGTCTAGCATGTCTGGCCTCGTCCACTCTGTGAATTTCTCATAAGTGAGTTCTTTCTCCACCTAGAAGAGAGTTGAAGATGTTCGGATCTAGAACACTGCTGCCCCAGAGAACCGTGTGCCGGGCTGTGAGAGTTCTGGGCGGTGCGCGACGAGGTGGCAGGAACGGGACGTCACGCCACCTTCAGAGGCAGCCCCCACAGGCCCTGCCGGCAAGTGCCAGAACGGCCCAGTGCTCCTTACCGTCCTCAAATCTGTGTTTTCATCTGGAAGCATGATGATCATGTTCAGCTCTTTGCCCACATAGGGGAGCACCAGAATTTTGGTGAATATTTCTCCTATATAGGTCATTTGAAAGGTAGATTTTTTAAACATCATCTGCACAGGTTTCTCCTCATTCTATAAAGGAAACAGATAAACATTAAGTTGAAACCAGACTCAGTGGACACATGGGGCAAATGGACAGAACCAGCCAGTGGGGGTTCTGCAAACACTTCCTCGGCTGGCTTCTGGAACACTACCTCGGCCCCCTCTTCTGCCGGCCCATCTCCATTGCCTCAGCCTCCAAACACTGGGGTATTTAGGACTCAGTCCTTACACTGCTTGTCTCTCGGTGATCTCAACCTTGTGACTTTAAACAGAAATACCAAACGTGTACTCGTAGCTGGGACTCCTCCACTGCACTCCAGTTACGTTCCCATGTGCCGTGCTTACTTGGCGCCTGCATTTGGACAGTGAAGGAACCTCCAATGTCATATGTCACACTGGGCTCCTCACAGTCCCTTCCAGGTCTGCTCCACCCACCATGTTCCCCATCTCACGTGACAGCAATGCCACTCACCCCACCGTCAAACACTCTGGAGTGTTCCTGACTCCTGTCTTTCACCCCACAATGGACTCTACCAAGTCGTATCagttctgcttttaaaatattatcataaaCGAGATCAAATCACTCGGGTTGAGCAGCTTTCTGTGGTTCCCTTCTACTCCAGGGGAGTAAAAAAGCTGAAGCCCTTAAAGCAATCTGTGACATGGCAAGAACTTGTCCCTCGCTCTCtgctcccatctccctctgcctgtctgcttgtcacaggcgcccctggatggttCCGCGGGCAAACCCAGCCCTGCTGACCCCAGAACCTGGATGGCATGCACCCTTGCGTCGTTCTGGTCTTTGCTCAGTGAGGGCTGCACCGTGAAaccacacccccagccccaggctggaTCCTTcccctgtgtctgtctctggaTTACTACCGCGGTCCCATACACTCCTATTTTCCCAGGCATGACCACTCTCTCTTGCCCCCAGGAACATGGCAGCTTCGTGAGAGGAAGCGTCACCAGTTTTGCACGCACTGTGATGGGACCAGGCACCGCGCCTGGCCCCCAACCGGCATGGGCTGAACAAATGGATCAACAACTATAGGACCAGGCAAAACGAACACATCTTACCAGGAGAAGAGTGCACTGGTCACCAGTGCGCCCTGAGCCGGGCAGTAAGAAAGACCCAGGGGCAGTGACTGCATCCTAGCCAGCGGCCCCCCTCAACTTCTGACTTGCGTGCAAGTGTGAGATTCACAGCGGCTGTGAACCGGCCAAGCCCCACGCTGCAGTCCCCAGGTCTCTGGGCTAGCACATGACTCTGTGTCACATGCAAGAAACTTTGGTTTCGGCTTTTCTCCTGTGCCTTTGCCAACACACACCTGAACTGGCCTGAGCCATGCCTGCGCCTTCATTCCTCAGCATCCCATTCACCTCCAGGGCCAGCCATCAGCACCCTTTTTCTCTAACAGGCCAGACAGTATACATTTTCAACTTTATGGACCATACAGTTTTTGTCCCAACTACTCAACTCTATAGTTGCAgcatgaaatacataaataagtatgGCTATGttgcattaaatttttattaaaaaaaaaaaagtggtgggcTGGCTTTGGCCTCAGGCtgcagtttgctgacccctgtctGAGGCAGTTTCTCCTTCTACCCATCCAGGACCCAAAGCCCCCAGTCTTATAATATGAAAGGATCCAAACTCAGTAACTGAATGATTCATGAAGTATACAATTATGGAGAGAAGCTTCATCTTACTTAGaaacaaaggaattttaaaaatctataggaACTCAAAACCTGTTGACTTGCAGGCACAATCCCCAGCCTGATAAGCTGGTGGGCTCAACACCCGCTgtgctctgcctgcctttctctactggagagatgaggaagcaagcTAGACTTCCTCACCTCCCTGCATCCAGTGGAGGCCATACATAATTGGGCCTATGAGACACAGAAGAGAGGGTTCTCATTCTGAATAAGTTGTCAGAGCCCCAAAGGAGAGGACTTTTGCTCTCACccttcatcctctccctcccttccccctgatGGTGGCTGCCATGGCCATGACCGCAGATGAGGGCCTCACGCTAGGcatggcagagcaggaagacgGGGAGCTGGTTCCCAGCGGCCCCACTCTCGGCCCGCTCACAGGCCTCTCCTTGGGGAGATGAACTTTCTATGAATCAAGTCCAAACATACATCTTGTTAAAGATGAATTTCAAGGAGAGAAATCATTTCCCCGGGTGAAAACAGGGCAGTTCATTTCAGAATAAAGCTCCAAGGAAAATGTTTCTTGAGAAACTGAAAGTTGAGGCTCCTGTCTGCTTAGAAGATCCAACTCAGGGTCACTGATCAGGAATAGGCTGTAACTAATCTATTCGGTCTACTTAGATGTATGTGCAAAAATCTCTACAATTAAagataagtaaaaaagaaagaatataccAGATTCAGTGACAGAAAAGATAAAAGGCCACCAGCAAATAACAACTTTGAAGCTGGAGACAGCTCAACTTGCTGTCTATTCTTTATACATGtccttttgttttgcttgtttttaaaaccaaaattagTGTTTGTTCTCCTTATTATCAAAAGAAGTCTGCAGATCAGTCACTTGTTCAGAGTTCACTGAGCACCAACTACATGAAGGCACCAGTGAGACAGCCTTGGCCCTTCAACCGCCGCAATGCCGCCCCGGTGACCAGCAGGGGGCGCTGCGGCTGCCGAAAGGAGGGATACGGAAATCCCTACCGGgaggatggtcagggaaggcttccagaTGCTGCTGGAACTGAAGGGGTATATGGGTACTGAAGGGAATGAAGATAGGGAAATGGGGATAAATGGGTAGGATCTGAGTCCACAAAGAACCTCATATACCATATTTTGGAGTTCAAACTTTATCTCAAAAGTTCTAGAAAGCCAAGGAAGACCTTAAGCCTGACAACTGACATGGGATTTGTGATTGTAGACAGAACACCTGGCAACCGTAGCCTGTGAGTATGTAGctaggacacagcaaaggagaAGGGCAAGGCAAAGGACCCCGGCCGCCCAACTGCCTGAGGACGCACAGGGCACAAGTTAGCTTGTGAGGTGAGCTTTCTTGCATGTTTTTAAAACCAGTGTGAACACAGGGACTGTCTCCAAGAATCTCCTTTGTTATCCCAAAATATTCACCTTGCTGATTTTAAATGGTCTTTCCACGGTCTGCGTTTTGTTAAACTGATTATCCCAGTTTCCTTTGAAATAGATGGCATTAACAAGAATCAGATTTGTCATTGAATCCACTGAACCCGGAGACAGCAACTCTGTAATCTGACctgaaaagaagaattaaagaatGGGTGAACTAAAAGAATAGCAAGACGATtaaagaaggacaaataccatgtgatcccATGCATGtttggaatttaagagacaaaacaaagtaGTAAgcggggaaaaaaagagagggagagacaaaccaagaaactgactcttaatgataaagaacaaactgacCATTACCAGAGGGGACCTGGGCAGGTGATGggttgaaataggtgatggggattaacagggcacttatcttgatgagcactgaagaAAGTACAGAAGGGCTGAATCACTACattatactcctgaaactaaccttacactgtacgttaactagctggaatttaaattaaaaaaaaaaaaaagtttcctgatgCATGCACCTGGGGCAATATTTAAATTGGGCAATCTCCTTATGAAATACAcgataaaaaaaagtttactgtCCCCCAAATATAACCATGTAAGGGGATTCTGCTCCataaaacaacagcagcaacaaaaactTAAAAGGCCCTGGTAAGAAAAATACCATCACTGGAGCAAAACATAAAATGGACAAAGGAGTCTGTGTGGGATTAATTCCCAGCAAGTGAGACAGAAAGGAATGCCTCGTGTCTATGATCAAAGATAGGGACGTAAGGGACAGTCAGAAAGGTGAGCGGCAGTGTGCGTGTCCAGGGCAGCGTCAGTGAAGAGCCGCAGGAGGGGGAGGGCTCAAGCGAGGGTCCTACCAGGATGCGTGGCAATCCGTAAGGCATATGCAACACAGGGCAGGCAGATGGCACAAAGCCTGgctctgtctttttctttatagaatttatgaaaagggggcgcctgggtggctcagtgggttaaagcctctgccttcagctcaggtcatgatcccagggtcctgggatcgagccccacatcgggctctctgctcagccaggagcctgcttcctcctctctctctgcctgcctctctgcctacttgtgatctctctgtcacacaaataaataaactcttttaaaaaaaaaagaatttatgaaaagAAGGTCTATATTAACAACAATGACAACCATATGGATTGTTCTAGAAGAGGAGTACTGAAGACTGAGGGATATCACAGACGCACCAATGAGACCAGGGAAGAGCTAGAGAAAATAAGCAAACACTGACAATATTTCagaagcagattttaaaaatttacagttATTCAGAGAAAAATGTCATTCCTGTTTACATGTGTATGGGCCTGTGAAGGAATGGACAGTGAGATCAATTAAAATGCTATTAAGACAGAGTAACACTATATTTCCACCTTCCGTCTTTTCGGCCACCCAGGTGTTGATGTGTGCCCTGGACTCTTCTGCGGCATTTTGAAAGTCGAGCTCTTCCATCTCCGCTTGGTAGAACTTGAGGCAGGAGTCTTTGAAAGACTAGGAGAGACAGAGCAACGTAATCACATGGCTGCAGAAACAGTCAACACTTAGAGCTTACTTCTTCGTGGCGCCCAATCAGAATGTTGGCGATGTTATGATTTACATGcggaatatacaaatatacaatacaatacacCCTCGCCTATTGATAACCTGTCACACTCCTGGGTGATTTTGACAACTTCtaaacacatttgaaaataaatgtttgctatttaAATTACTGTTTCATAAGCAATGACTAATCAAACTGAAGTATGAGGAACTAACGAAAATCCGTTCTTCAGCTACATTTAATCTTAGCGTCTAAACCAAGTGAAACAGTGGTCTGAATATCAAATAAACATCGTGAGCTGCTAGATTCCTCGAGGAACTAGCTCTGCAACAGTGAGGCAAGTCCAGAGACACTGAGACTCTGAGGCTACTAGAGTGTCATTCCTGGACAGCCAACACGTTTGCTATGTGAGTCCCATCCACAGCAAGAGCCACAGCTGCCtccagaacattccagaacaATGGACTGGAAACAAGGGCCTGCTGTTCCGTACAACAGGGGAAGTGTGTGATCCCACTCCACCCCTTCCACTacaactttctgtgatgatgttAGCAATGTTGTAAGTCTGTGCTGTCCCAAACGGTGCCTTGTGCAGCTCCTGAACACTTGAAATAGGGCCCATGCCACTGAGGAGCTGAATAGTGAACAGTAATTGTAATTACTCACATGGAAATTCAAATAGCTACATGCGTCTAGTGCCTACCACTTTGGATGGCTCCATCTTAGAGCATGAGCAACTCTCAAAAAAGTTTAAACTACATTTTGTTAATATAGTCTGTTAAATGATGACGACATTCATGAACATGTACATCGTGCCCCATAAAAGCCGAAAATCTGATAGAAAGTGAATGGACTGAAATAACCCATTTGTGGCCACTACGCACTGTGCACTACCGAATGGTTTCCCAATCTTTGTTTTGAACAGCTTACAGCTAAATATTTAATCCCCCTTTTCAGGACTGGTTTTCTAGTGCAGGATTTCATGCCTCCCCTTTGAGACAACATGACAGAGGGAATGGGGCACAGTCGCTACCAACGCTGGTCCTGCAacttcttagctgtgtgaccttaaaaAAGCACTTTGTCTCTCTCAGCTTCCTTGTCTTTCCCTGTGAATGAAGATATGGCGTTGGTCTGAGGGCCAGATGAATTCTTATTGCCAGAGCTGTTTCGTACAACATCACTGAATTCTCAGCACGCTGTAGACGCTGCCCGAGGTGGGCAGGGGtatcatttcatttcatccaCGTAGCGTTTGTGCTCTGCCTATGTTGCCACTCCATGGCGGCTCCGTGCCCCTGAAAACCGTATGAGTCTCTCAGAGTAAGAAACTATTCTGGAAGAAACCTGGGCCCTGGCATATTGGTAACCTGTCACAGCCTTGGGTGtgacatatatttgaaaataaatatttgctatttaaaTACTGTTTTATAAGAAATGACTAATCAAACTGAAGGAAT from Meles meles chromosome 5, mMelMel3.1 paternal haplotype, whole genome shotgun sequence includes these protein-coding regions:
- the SERPINB6 gene encoding serpin B6 isoform X2 yields the protein MDTLSEANGTFALSLLKKLGEDNSKNVFFSPMSISSALSMVFMGAKGNTAAQMFQTLSLSKSCGGGDVHQGFQSLLTEVNRTDVLYLLRTANRLFGDKSYEFLSSFKDSCLKFYQAEMEELDFQNAAEESRAHINTWVAEKTEGQITELLSPGSVDSMTNLILVNAIYFKGNWDNQFNKTQTVERPFKISKNEEKPVQMMFKKSTFQMTYIGEIFTKILVLPYVGKELNMIIMLPDENTDLRTVEKELTYEKFTEWTRPDMLDKEEVEVFLPRFKLEEDYDMKNVLCSLGMTDAFEQAKADFSGMSSRKDLYLSRVVHKAFVEVNEEGTEAAAATAAIMMLRCARIVPRFCADHPFLFFIQHSKTNSILFCGRFSSP
- the SERPINB6 gene encoding serpin B6 isoform X1, whose amino-acid sequence is MGTALSVRNCHAGSRGHRLTVMDTLSEANGTFALSLLKKLGEDNSKNVFFSPMSISSALSMVFMGAKGNTAAQMFQTLSLSKSCGGGDVHQGFQSLLTEVNRTDVLYLLRTANRLFGDKSYEFLSSFKDSCLKFYQAEMEELDFQNAAEESRAHINTWVAEKTEGQITELLSPGSVDSMTNLILVNAIYFKGNWDNQFNKTQTVERPFKISKNEEKPVQMMFKKSTFQMTYIGEIFTKILVLPYVGKELNMIIMLPDENTDLRTVEKELTYEKFTEWTRPDMLDKEEVEVFLPRFKLEEDYDMKNVLCSLGMTDAFEQAKADFSGMSSRKDLYLSRVVHKAFVEVNEEGTEAAAATAAIMMLRCARIVPRFCADHPFLFFIQHSKTNSILFCGRFSSP